One genomic region from Anopheles bellator chromosome 2, idAnoBellAS_SP24_06.2, whole genome shotgun sequence encodes:
- the LOC131209261 gene encoding signal peptidase complex subunit 1: protein MLNIATHMDFEGQGRAEKLSRVIITLFGAVGLLWGYIIQQFSQTVYILIAGVVLASLLTIPPWPIYRKKPLNWQKPRPDSQTTQSSSDDTKKKKKN, encoded by the exons atgcTTAACATTGCGACTCATATG GACTTTGAGGGCCAAGGAAGGGCCGAAAAGCTTTCCCGGGTCATCATCACCTTGTTCGGTGCGGTCGGACTACTATGGGGCTACATCATTCAACAGTTTTCGCAAACCGTTTACATTCTAATCGCCGGCGTTGTACTGGCTTCTCTC CTCACCATTCCACCGTGGCCAATTTATCGTAAGAAACCGCTTAACTGGCAAAAACCTCGACCAGATTCCCAAACAACACAGAGCTCGTCCGATGatacgaagaagaaaaagaaaaattaa